From Bradyrhizobium sp. sBnM-33:
GGCGTTTGCCCAGAATGGACAGGACCGCAAGCTCGCTTTTATTAGCGTTGCCGTTGATCGGCGGACCACGAGCCCTGACCGTGTGGCGAAGCCAGCCTCGCGTTATGTCGTCCAGGCAGGGTCTGTGATTTCGGCCGCCCTTATTACGGGCATCCGCTCCGATCTGCCCGGGCAGATCATGGCGCATGTGACCGAACCGCTATTTGATACGCTGTCCGGTCAAACTTTGTTGGTGCCCCAGGGTGCGCGGCTGATAGGAATCTACGATAGCCACGTTACACATGGACAGTGACGCGTGCTCCTGGTCTGGACACGCCTGATCATGCCGAACGGCCGATCGATCGTCCTTGAGCGCCAGCCGGGTGCCGATACCGCAGGCTATGCTGGGCTTCACGACGAGGTCGATCATCACTGGGGCGAGCTGTTCAAGGCGGCGTTGCTGTCGACTTTGCTTGGTGTAGGAGCCGAACTTGGGTCCGGCTCGGATGCTGGCAACGGAAACAGCGCCATTCTGCAGGCCCTTCGCCGTGGGGCAGGGGATTCCCTGAACCAGACCGGTCAGCAGATCGTTCGGCGCAATCTCAACATCCAGCCGACCCTGACAATCCGGCCGGGTTTTCCGGTGCGGGTAATCGTCAATCGCGACCTCGTGCTCGAACCATACAGAGGCTGAAAAAATGGCAAAGCTGAAGCTCGGCGCCATTGCCGATGACAAGCCGGTAAAGCTCACCGTGGAACTGCCGGCCGATGTCCATCGCGACCTCGCGGCCTACACCGACATGCTTGCCCGCGAAACGGGGCAGTCGATCTCGGATCCGGCAAAGCTGGTCGCACCAATGCTGGCGCGATTCATGGCAACCGACCGAGCCTTTGCAAAGACCCGCCGCAAGGGTCAGCCTGCGCAAGGCAGGGGATAGCGCTCGCTCAACAGTTTGAGGAAGTTTGCCAGCGCCGGATTGTCATTGTCCTTGCGCCAATGT
This genomic window contains:
- a CDS encoding DUF2274 domain-containing protein, with product MAKLKLGAIADDKPVKLTVELPADVHRDLAAYTDMLARETGQSISDPAKLVAPMLARFMATDRAFAKTRRKGQPAQGRG